The Deinococcus aquiradiocola genomic interval TGCCGTGGTCGACGTGCCCGATCGTCCCCACGTTCACGTGGGGCTTGGTGCGTTCAAACGTTCCTTTCGCCATGATTCCCTCTCTCCAAGTGGTCTTGCGGGCGCATGCAGAGGTCCCCCTTTGATCGGGTTTCCGTTGCAGCAGTTTCCCGCCGACATTGGGTTTCTTCTCGCCTGGGCCGTGTCCGTCCTCGAGGCAACAATGCACTGTTCTCTCAGCTTGGCATGCAAAAGCCACGCCTTTGCTCAGCGCACCGAGGGTACATATTAGCCGAAAACGCCTCCCAGCGCAAGGCCCGGCCGCGCCGTGCCGGACAGCCCGGCCCCCGCTGGGCGCGGGCGGGCGTGAACCGGGCGGTCCTGTCCCCCACGAGGGAACAGGACCGCCCGGGAGCGGACCGGTCGAAGGGTCAGGAAGGCAGGTCGCCGGGTTTACCGAGGTTGACCGGGGCGGCCACGGTATGCCGCGTGTCCTGCAGGGCGACCTGGGTGGTGACCTGGGGCGGCGTGAGGTCCGGGGTGGGCACGCCACTCGCAGCGACGGGAGCAGGCGCCGTGCCCAGCCTGGACTGCACGCTGCGCTTGATGCGAGACAGCAGGGCCAGGCCCGCCAGGATGAGGATCCAGCCCTTTTTGAGCAGGAACGGCAGCAGGGCCAGCAGCCCGAGTTTCTTGGCGGCCACGCCGCCCGCCACCAGACCCGCGATCCCGTCTACCCTCGCTGTAGTCCTCGTAGCGGTGACCGGCCGTGAACGTCACGTTCGGCAGCACCGACTGCATGACCTGCCGGATCTGCACGAGCTGCGAGGCCGCGCCGACCGCGTTCAGTTCGAGCACGTCGTCGCGGCTCAGCACGCGCACCGCGTAATTCAGGGTATGGTCGCCCCTGCCCGCCGTACCGAAGGCGAGTTCCTTGGCCCAGATCATCTTGTGCTGCGCGGCGTCGTAGCTGGGCGGTTCGGCCCAGCCGACCAGCGTGATCGGCTCGTCCCCGGCCTTGACGCGCTCGGCGTTGCCTTCCTGCACGCGGTCCTGCATGCCGCGCAGCAGGTCGGCGTAGTCGGTGCGGGCGGCGTCGGCGTCGCTGACGTGCCCGTCGCGGTTCTCGGTCATGACGATCGCCCAGCTGTCCTGCGCGCCTGGGGTGGTCCCGCCCGGCACGAGCAGGCCCAGCACGTCGTCGGCCGCCTCGGGCGGGTTCCCCCACTCGTCCACGATGACGGTGCGGGCGTCCGCAGCGTTCAGGTGGCGCAGGGTGGGCGTCGCCTGCACGGTCACCTTGCCGCCCAGCACGGGAATCGTGCCGGTCTGGCCGTGCAGGGTGGGTGTGGCGGCGAGCGCGGAGCCGGTCAGGAAGGCGCAGAGCAGCAGAACCTTTTTCATGAGATCTTCACCATATCCTGGGAATTCTCATGGTGGGGCCACACCTGTCGTCCGTCCGGACATCGCGCCTCCTGCCGAAGACTGGCGCAATGAACAGGAATCGGGCCAGCCTCCCGCGCGGGAGGCTGGCCCGGAACCTGGAGGGGCGGGTTACTTCTTGGGTTCGTCGGCAACCGCGCCGACCACGCCGGGCGCGATCCAGCCCATGCTGTTCAGTTCGGCCACGCTGGCGACCTTCCCGGCAGGGACGCGCACGATGCCGTTGCGGTCCTTGATGGGGCCCATGAAGGGATCGAAGGTGGGCTTGGGGCTCTTCATGTCGGCGGTGAGGGCCATCAGGCGGTCGTACACGCTGACCGTCTTGCCCGCGACCGTCATCTTGGCGGCCTTGAGCTGCGGCACCCACTTGGGGTTCACGGCGACGCCCGCGTCCGCGCCGGACTCGACGGCGCCGGTGTTCATGAGGGACCAGTAGTCGACGTTCGCGAGGTTCTTGGCGGTGTACGTGCCGCTGTGGACCTTGGTGAGGAAGTCGATGTAGATCTTGTCCCAGTGCGCGATGTGGCCCGCCACGACGTAGTCGGGGCTGAACTTGTACATGCTGTTGTAGTGGCTGAAGGTGGGAACCTTCCTGGCGGCGGCGGTCTGCACGCCGGTGGCGCTGTCCTCGGCGCTGCTGAGCACGTCGTCACCCTGCGAGAGGAGCGCTTCGCTGGCCTCGCGGGTCTTGGCGGGGTCGAACCAGCTGTTGAGCCACTTGACGTCCACGACGGCCTTGGGGTTGGCGGCCTTGACGCCGAGCGCGAAGGCGCTCAGGTGGCGTTTCAGTTCGGGGATGGGGAAGGTGCCGACGAAGCCGACCTTGCCGCTCTTGGTGAGGGCGCCCGCCACGAGGCCGTTGAGGTAGTAGATCTGGTAGAAGTCGGCCATGTACGTGGCCATGTTGGGGGCGCGCTTGTATCCGGCGGCGTGCGCGAAGATCACGTTCGGGTACTTCTTGGCGGCGGCGAGCGTGTCGTCCATGTAGCCGAAGGAGGTGGTGAAGATCACCTGGCACTTGTCGGCGACGAGGCGGTCGATGGCGGGAAGCGCCTGGCCTTCCTGGACGCTCTCGACGTACTTGGTTTCCAGCCAGGGGAGGGCCTTCTCGGCGGCCTGGCGGGCCTGGTCGTGCGCGTAGGTCCAGCCGATGTCGCCGCGCGGGCCGACGTACACGAAGCAGGCCTTGAGTTTGGCGCTGCCCGTCTGGGCCTGGGCGGGGTTGAGGGTGCTGGCGACGGCGGCGACGCCCGCCCCGAGGGCCAGGGCGAGGGTCAGGGACTTCTTGCTGGGGGTGCTTGCCTTCATGGGGGCCTCCTGGGCGCGGGATGGGCGGAGTGTGAGTGTGTGCTTCACGCCGGGTGAAGCGGTGTGCAGATTGTAGAGTATTTAGACGACGAAATGTTTAAAAATTTGTCCCGACCTGCACAAGACCCCCCGAAAACGTGCTCAGCGTTCGCCGCGCGTGTACGGCTGGCCCAGCGCCTCCGGGGCCGCCCCCTGCTGCCCGCGCAGGCCCGCGATGCCCAGCACCACGATCACCAGCACGTACGGCATCGCCGAGAACACCTCGGTCGGCACCGGACTCTGCCCCTGCAGCCGGAACTGCAGGTAGTACAGCAGCCCGAAGAACACCGACCCGAACACCGCCCGCAGCGGACTCCAGCCCACGAAGATGACGAGCGCCACCGCGATCCACCCCAGGCCCGCCGTCATGCCGTCCGTCCACGAGGGCCGGTACACCAGCGACAGGTACGCGCCCGCCAGTCCCGCCAGCGCGCCGCCCACCGCGACCGCCGCGTAGCGGACCAGACCCACGTTCAGGCCCAGCACGTCCGCTGCCGCCGGGTTCTCCCCCACCGACCGCAGGGTCAGGCCCACGCGCGTGAACTGCAGCACGCCGCCCAGCACGACCGCCAGCACGATCGCCCCCACCGTGAACGGCCACTGCGGCGGCTGGTTGAAGAGCGGAAAGCCCTCGAACTTCTTGCCGAGCAGCCCCGACAGCCCCAGGCCCAGCAGCGTCAGGCTCAGGCCCGACACGAACTGGTTGGCGCGCAACGTGATCGTCACGAAGGCGTGCAGCAGCGCCGCCACGGCCCCCACCAGCATCGCGGCCAGCACCGCCAGCCACAGGTTCCCGCCCATCCCGCCGCCGTACGCGACCGCGAATCCCGCCAGCGCCCCGAGCGCCATCATGCCCTCCACGCCCAGGTTCACCACGCCCGCCCGCTCGTTCACGATGGCGCCCAGGCTGGCGAGCAGCAGCGGCGTCCCGAACGCCAGCGCGCGCAGCAGCGCGTCCAGAATGTCGTTCATACCTTCTCCTCCAGGGTTCGCAACCGCATCAGCGGCCCACCTTCAGGCGGTACCGGACGAACACTTCCGACGCGATCAGCGTGAACAGGATGATGCCCGAGAACACGTCCGTGATGCGGTACGGCATGTTCAGATCGATCTTCAGCACGTCGCCGCCCGCCAGGATCACGCCCATCAGCAGCGCCGTCACGATGCACAGCAGCGGGTTGCCGCGCGCGAGCCACGCCACGATGATCGCCGTGAACCCGTACCCGAGGCTGATCTGCGACGGTTCCAGCAGCTTGTGCTGAATGCCCGCCACCTCCCCCACCCCGGCGAGGCCCGCCATGCCGCCCGTCAGGAGCGCCACCAGCAGCGTCACGCGCCACGCACTGATGCCCGCGTACCGTGCCGCACCGGGATTCTCGCCCACCACGCGCAGCTCGAAGCCGCGCGTGCTGCGCGACAGCAGCAGCTGCAGGCCCGCCGCGAGCAGCACGCCCAGCACCAGCGTCGCGATGCCGACCTGCGTGCCGGGCAGCGTCGCGAGCTGCGCGGACGCCGGGAAGTCGTCGGTGTAGATGAAGCCCCGCACGTTCTGCCCCTTCCACGGCCCGGAGATCAGGTACACGACCAGTGACGTCGCCACGTAGTTCAGCATCAGGGTGGACAGGATCTCGTTCACGCGCAGGCGCGAACGCAGCCACGCCGCGAGCAGCGCCCACAACGCCCCGCCCACGAAACCCGCCACGAAGATCGCCGGGACCATCAGCGGAGCGGGCACCGGCACGAACAGCGCCACGCCGCCCGCGAACACCGCGCCGAGCAGGATCTGCCCCTCCGCGCCGATGTTGAAGAACTGCGCGCGGAACGCCAGCGTCAACCCCGCGCCCGTCAGCAGCAGCGGCGCGGCGCGGCGCAGCACCTCCGCGCGGCCCTGCGCGGACAGCAGCGTCCCGCTGAACATCGACCCGTACGCCTCCAGCGGCGACACGCCGTACAGCGCGAACACCGCGCCCGCGATCACGAGCGCCACCACCAGCGCCGACAGCGACACCCACAGCGGCCGCCAGCGGCCCGGACTGGACAGCTGCACGAACCGCATCACAGCGCCACCCCGGACCCGGACGCGAGCCCGCCGCCCGCTCCGTGCGCCTCACCCGTCCCGCCGGTCATCAGCAGGCCCAGGCGTTCACGCGTGACGCTGCCCACCGGGAACGGCCCGAGCAGCTGCCCGTGGTACAGCACCGCGATCCGGTCCGACAGGCCCATCAGTTCCTCCAGGTCCTCCGACACGATCAGCACGCCCGCCCCCTCGTCCTGCGTCTTGGAGAGCAGCACCGTGTGCACCTGATCCGTCGCGCCGATGTCGAGCCCGTACGTGGGATGCACCGCCAGGATCAGCTTCGGACTGCCCGCCAGCTCGCGCGCCAGGATCACCTTCTGGATGTTCCCGCCCGACAGCAGCCGCGTGGCCGTGTGAATGCCCGGCGTGCTGATCGCGTACGCCTGCACCTCCCGCTGCGCCCAGCCGTCCAGCGCCTTCAGGTCACGCAGGCCCGCGCGGCTCAGTGGCGCCTGACCGTACTGCCGCAGGCTGAGGTTCTCCGCGACCGTCATGCTCGGCACCGTCCCCATGTGGATGCGGTCCTCGGGAATGTGCGCCACGCCCCGCGCGAACAGTTCGGCGGGCGTGCCGGTCAGGGCCTGCCCGTCCAGCTCCACGCGGCCCGCGTCGGGCATCAGCAGGCCCGACAGCACCTCCACCAGTTCCGTCTGCCCGTTCCCGGCGACGCCTGCCACGCCGATCACCTCGCCACGGTGCAGCGTGAACGTCACGTCGTCCAGCGCCTTCAGGCCCCGGCTGCCGCGCGCCGACAGGCCGCTCACCTGCAGCAGCGGCCCGCCGGGACGCACGTCGCCGCGCTTGCGTTTGAACACCACGCTCTTGCCGACCATCATCTCCGCGAGCCCCTCACGGGTCGCGCCGACCGTGGACGCCTCGCCCACCACCCGGCCGCGCCGCAGCACCGTCACGCGGTCACACACGGCCAGCACCTCCTCCAGCTTGTGCGAGATGAAGATCAGGGACTTCCCGTCCGCGCGCAGTTCCCGCATCACGCGGAACAGCCCCTCGGCCTCCTGCGGCGTCAGCACGCTCGTCGGCTCGTCCAGGATCAGCACCTGCACGCCGCGCAGCAGGGAACGCAGGATCTCCACGCGCTGCTTCTCGCCGGGCGACAGGTCACGCACGCGCGCGTCCGGGTTCACCTGCAGCCCGTACCGGCCGCTCAGCTCCTGAATGCGCGCACGGATGCCGCGCGCCGGGAACAGCGCCGAGCCCGCCCCCAGCGCGAGGTTCTCCGCGACGGTGTGCCGCGACACCAGCATCGGGTGCTGCGGCACCAGCCCGATCCCCAGCCTCAGGGCGTGCGCGGGCGACGCGATCTGCACCGGACGGCCCGACAGCAGCAGCTGCCCCTCGTCCGGACGGTACAGGCCGTACATGATGGAAATCAGGGTGGACTTGCCCGCGCCGTTCTCGCCGAGCAGCGCCAGCACCTCCCCGGAACGCAGGCTGAGCGACACGTCGTCGTTCGCGGTCACGCCGGGGAAGCGTTTCGTGACGCCACGCAACTCCAGAACAGGGGGGCCAGAAGAATCAGTCATGCGCCTCCAGAAGCAAAAAAGAAATCAAGCGCCGGCCCGGAGGTACGGGAACAGCCGCTTGCTGAGGAAATGATGACACATCGCGCCGCACGGCGTCAGCGGCGCCCGCACGCCGACGCCCGCCGGTCTGGACAGGTTCTGCCCGCCCCGGCAACGGCACACAGAAGAAGGCGGGCGACCCCCCGTGAGGGGAGCCGCCCGCCGACCCGGAACGGGTCTTACTTCTTCATCAGCGCTTGCGCGATGTTGTTGGGGACCTGGGTGTAGTGGTCGAAGAACATGCTGTAGCTGGCGCGGCCCTGCGTCATGCTGCGCATGTCGGTCGCGTAGCCGAACATCTCGCTGAGCGGCACGAAGGCCTTCACGATCTGCGCGTTGCCGCGGGCTTCCATGCCCTGAATCTGGCCACGGCGGCTGTTCAGGTCGCCGATGATGTCGCCCATGAAGTCGTCAGGCACGGTCACTTCGACGCGCATGACGGGCTCCAGCAGGGTGGGGCCACCCTTCTGGACGGCTTCCTTGAGCGCCATGCTGCCGGCGATCTTGAAGGCCATTTCGGAGGAGTCGACTTCGTGGTACGAGCCGTCGTACAGGCTGACCTTCATGTCCACGACCGGGAAGCCGAGCATGGGGCCGCTCTGCATGGCTTCCTCGATGCCGTTCTGGGCGGGCTTGATGAACTCGCGGGGCACGGTGCCGCCCACGACGACGTTCTCGAACACGAAGCCACTACCCGGGGGAAGAGGTTCGGCCTTGATCTTGACGTGGCCGAACTGACCGCGACCGCCGGACTGACGCACGAACTTCCCTTCGACGTCCACGGCCTTGGTGATGGTCTCGCGGTACGCGACCTGGGGCGCGCCGACGTTCGCGTCGACCTTGTACTCGCGCTTCAGGCGGTCCACGAGGATCTCGAGGTGAAGCTCACCCATGCCGGCGATGGTGGTCTGACCGCTTTCGGGGTCGGACTCCACGCGGAAGGTGGGGTCTTCTTCCGCGAGGCGCTGCAGGCCGATGCCCATCTTGTCCTGGTCGGCCTTGGTCTTGGGCTCGATGGCGAGCTTGATGACGGGCTCGGGAACATCGATGCTCTCGAGGAGGACCTTCTCGTCACCGTCACCGATGAGGGTGTTGCCGGTGCCGGCGTCCTTGAGGCCGATGACCGCGCCGAGCTCGCCGGCCTTGAGTTCGGTGACGTCCTCGCGGCTGTTGGCGTGCATGCGGAGCAGGCGGCCGACGCGTTCGCGCTTGCCCTTGCTGGCGTTGAAGACGTACGAGCCGCTGCTCAGGGTGCCCGAGTAGATGCGGACGAAGGTCAGGCGGCCCACGTAGGGGTCGGCCATGATCTTGAAGGCGAGCGCGGCGAGCTTGCCGTCGGGGTCGGCGGGGAAGTCGCGGGTCTCTTCGCTGTCCTCGATGTGGCCGCGGATGGCGGGCACTTCGAGGGGGCTGGGCAGGTAGTCCACGACGGCGTCGAGGAGCAGCTGCACGCCCTTGTTCTTGAGGGCCGAGCCGCAGAGGACGGGGAAGATCTTCTTCTCGACGGTGCCTTTACGGAGCGCGGAGACGAGTTCCTCGACGGTGGGCTCTTCGCCTTCGAGGTACTTGTCCATCACAGCTTCGTCGACTTCGGCGGCCGCTTCGATGAGCTGGGCGCGCATCTCGCGGACCTTGTCCATGTACTGCTCGGGGATGTCGGTCTCTTCGATGTCGGTGCCGAGGTCGTTGGTGTAGGTGTGGGCACGCTGACGGACGAGGTCGATGATGCCCTTGAAGTCGCTCTCCTGACCCATGGGGTACTGGATGGGCGCGGGGATCGCGCCGAGACGTTCACGGATGTCGCTCAGCACGAGTTCGAAGGACGCGCCGGTCTTGTCCATCTTGTTGCTGAAGGCGATGCGGGGCACGCCGTAACGGTCGGCCTGACGCCACACGGTCTCGCTCTGCGGCTCGACGCCCTGGGAGCTGTCGAACACGGCGACGGCGCCGTCGAGGACGCGCATGCTGCGTTCCACTTCGATGGTGAAGTCCACGTGGCCGGGCGTGTCGATGATGTTGACGGTGTACTCTTCACCGGTCGCGCTGTGCTTCCACTTGGCGGTGGTGGCGGCGGCGGTGATGGTGATGCCGCGCTCGCGCTCCTGCTCCATCCAGTCCATGGTGGCGGCGCCGTCGTGCACTTCGCCGATGTTGTGGGTGCGGCCGGTGTAGTACAGGATGCGCTCGGTGGTGGTGGTCTTGCCGGCGTCGATGTGCGCGGCAATCCCGATGTTGCGGAAGTGGGTCAGGTAACTCGTAGCCTTGGTGGTCATGTCGTCTCCTTGGACGTTGGGGTCGCGCGCACGCTCCCGGACAGAAAACAGGACAGCGGCGCAACGACCCCTGTCCGTGTCGCCCTTCAGGTTCGCGGGGAACCTTCAGGGCTGTGTCAGAAGTCTTACCAGCGGTAGTGCGCGTAGGCGCGGTTGGCTTCCGCCATGCGCTCCACGTCGTCTTTCTTCTTGATGGCGCCACCGCGGCCCTGCGCGGCGTCCATGATCTCACCGGCGATGCGCTCCATGGCGGTGCGCTCGGGGCGGCTGTCGGCGGCGGCGGTCAGCCAGCGCAGGGTGAGGCTCTGCACGCGGCGGGGGCTCACTTCGACGGGCACCTGGTAGGTGCTGCCGCCGACGCGGCGGCTGCGGACTTCGACGCGGGGCTTGATGTTGTCGAAGGCCTGCTTGAAGACCTTCAGCGGCTCCTGGCCGGTGCGCTCCTGCACCAGGCGGCAGGCGCCGTAGAAGATACGGCTGGCGATGTTCTTCTTGCCGTCTTCCATGATGCGGTTGATCATGGCGCTCACCAGCACGTCCTGGTAGACCAGGTCGGGGATGATGGGACGGACTTCTGCTCTGCGGCGTCTTGCCATGTGTGCCTCTCGATCTCGCCCACCATGAATACCCAGGGCGAGAGAATCTTCTCGGGCGGCCCAGAGTGGGGTGCGCCCAATACTGCATCGGGTGAATGCTGCGTTGCTTGGAAGGGTGAATCAGTACATCGGCCTCACCTCCGGGGGGTTGCCCCCGGACGGTTCGGGGGAGTTACTTCTTCTTGCCGGCGGCGGCGGGTGCGGCGCCAGCCTTGGGCTTCTTGGTGCCGTACTTGGAGCGGCTCTTGTTGCGGTTCTTGACGCCCTGGGTGTCGAGGGAACCACGGACGATGTGGTAGCGCACACCGGGAAGGTCCTTCACACGTCCGCCGCGGATCAGCACGACGCTGTGCTCCTGGAGGTTGTGCCCCTCGCCGGGGATGTAGGCCGTCACTTCGAAGCCGCTGGTGAGACGCACGCGGGCAATCTTACGGAGCGCCGAGTTGGGCTTCTTGGGGGTGGTGGTCTTGACCACGGTGCAGACGCCACGGCGGAAGGGGCTACCCTTCAGCGCAGGAACCTTGCTCTTCTTCTGAAGCGTGGTGCGCCCCTTGCGGAGCAGTTGTTGGGTGGTGGGCAGTGCGATCACTCCTTTGGTGCTGATAAATCACTGATGGATTGCCTCTGAGCGCGTGTGCAGCATGTCCACGCTGCCCCGAGGCGGAGCGAGAAACTGAGCGGCTGCAACCTTGCCGGGCAGTTTCCAACCCTGGCATATTACCCGTTCGTGGGGGGCGGCGCAAGGAGCGCAGGGCACACTCGGGCCTGTCTCCACAGTTGCCCTGCGCGGCCCGGCGGCAGCTGCCATCATGCAGGGGATGCGGCACGACCCGGCGACCCCGCTGCACGCCCTGCTGGTGGGCGCGGCCCTGCTGTGCGGCGGCTGGGCGCTGTGGCCCGCGCTGTTCCCTGCCGCGCGTGCGCCCACCGTGACGCACGAGCGGCGGGCCGCGCCGGGTCCGGCCGCCGCACGGGAGTACCCGGCGACGGCCAGCATCACGCCGCTGGTGTCGGGGCGGCTGAACCTGAACACCGCGACGCGCGAGCAGCTGGAGAGCCTCCCGAAGGTCGGTCCGGCGCTGGCAGAGCGCATCGTGGCGGGTCGGCCGTACCGGAGCCTCACGGACCTCGATGCCGTGAAGGGCGTCGGCGCGGCCCTGATGAAGACCCTCACGCCGCTCGTGACGTTCTGATGGGCGAACACTCCGACCGGACCACCGTGACCGGCCGCCATTCCCCCTCCCCTGCCCCGGCGGGCACGGCCGCGCCTGTCACGCGCGCCGGGTGGCGGGACCGCATGCCCGCACCGCTCCCTCCGCTGCTCGGCCTGATGGCCGGCATCCTGCTGGCATCCGGGTCCGGGTGGGGCTGGCCGCTCGGCGCGCTCGGCCTGCTGCTCGGCGCGTCCCGCAGCGCGTGGCTGCTGCCGCTCGTGCTGCTGGCGGGCACGGTCGGCTTCGTGCGGGAGCAGGCGTGGGCGCGGCAGCCGGACCCGCTCGCCCCGTACGTGGGCGGCACGCTGACCGTGCGGGGCCACTGGGACGGTCAGTTCCTGAGCCTGCGCGAACCGCCCGCCCGGATCGCCCTCTCCCCGAAACCGCACGCGCCGCCCGGCGAACTCACGGTGCGCGGTACCCTCACCCGCCCGCCCGCGCGGCGCATCCCGGGCGGCTTCGATTACGCGTTCTGGCTGCGCTCGCAGGGCGTGCAGGCCCTCCTGGCAGGCACGGCCGTGCAGAACAGCACAAAGGAACCCGGCTTCCGCTCGTGGTTCCGGCGGGGGCTGGCGTCCGGCCTGCCCCCACAGGAGGCGGCCCTGCTGACCGCCGTGGAACTCGGGGACCGCGGCGCCCTGGGCGACCCGGCCGTGAACGCGTCCGGGGACGTGCAGGACGCCTTCACGCGCGCCGGGCTGGCGCACCTGATGGCGCTCAGCGGTCAGAACGTCGCGGTGCTCGTCGGGCTGCTCGGGCTGATCTTCGCGCGGACGCCGCTCGGCCAGGTCGGGAACGCCCGCTTCCCCGTCATGATGCTGCTCCTGCTGGGGTTCCTGTGGCTGGTCGGGCCGTCCCCCAGCATCGTGCGGGCCGTCAGCATGGGCGAACTGGCCCTGCTGGGCCTGTGGCTGGGACGCGGGCGGCTTGACGTGTACGGCGTGCTGACCCTCACGGCGCTGGGTGGCCTGATTGCCCAGCCCGCGTGGCTGTTCGACGTGGGCTTCCAGCTCAGTTACCTCGCGGTGCTGGGCCTGACGCTCTCCGGCCGGGCCGCGGCGCGCCTCCCGGAACGCTGGCCGCAGTGGCTGCGCCTCGCCGTGGTCGCCACGCTGCTCGCGGAGACCTTCACGCTGCCGGTCGTGGCCGGGAACTTTCATCAGGTGCCGCTGGTGGGCCTGCCCGCCAACCTGCTCGCCGAGGCCGTCATGACGCCGCTCGTGCCGCTGGGCCTGCTGGCCGGGCTGCTCGGCCCGCTCGGCTGGCTCGTCAACAGCGTGAACGGCCTGCTGCTGGACGCGCTGCTGTGGACCGCCCGGACCTTCGGCGCGGCGCCCACCGTGGCGTGGGGCAGCGTCAGTCCCGCCGGGTACGCCGCGTACGCGGTGTTCGCCGTGACGCTCGCGGCGTGGCTCACCGGCCGCGCGCGGGCGTGGGTGCTCGCGGCCGTGACGCTGCTGGGCGTGCTCTGCACCGCGCTGCCCGCCCGGCTCGTCCCGGCGCGCGAGGTGGTGTTCCTGGACGTCGGGCAGGGGGACAGCACCCTGATCCGCGCGAACGGTCTGAACGTCCTCGTGGACGGCGGCGGCACACCCAGAGGCGACTACGACGTGGGGGCGGGAACGGTCGTGCCTGCCCTGCACGCGCTGGGCGTGCGCGCCCTGGACGTGGTGGTCGCCACGCACGCCGACGCCGATCACATCGAGGGTCTCGTCAGCGTGCTGGGCCTCGTGCCGGTGGGTGAACTGTGGATCGGGCAGCGCAGGACGGACGATCCGCTGCTGGCCGCCCTGCTGGACGCGGCGGCCGCGCGGCACGTGCCGGTGCGCGAGGTGCGGCGCGGCGACCGGGTGCAGTCCGGGGACATCCGGCTGGACGTGCTGTGGCCGGTCGGTCCCCCGTGGAGCACCGCCGACAACGACAACAGCGTGGTGCTGGAACTCGTCAGCCCGCACTTCCGGACGGCCGTGCTGGGCGACCTGCCGG includes:
- the rpsG gene encoding 30S ribosomal protein S7; protein product: MARRRRAEVRPIIPDLVYQDVLVSAMINRIMEDGKKNIASRIFYGACRLVQERTGQEPLKVFKQAFDNIKPRVEVRSRRVGGSTYQVPVEVSPRRVQSLTLRWLTAAADSRPERTAMERIAGEIMDAAQGRGGAIKKKDDVERMAEANRAYAHYRW
- a CDS encoding ABC transporter permease → MRFVQLSSPGRWRPLWVSLSALVVALVIAGAVFALYGVSPLEAYGSMFSGTLLSAQGRAEVLRRAAPLLLTGAGLTLAFRAQFFNIGAEGQILLGAVFAGGVALFVPVPAPLMVPAIFVAGFVGGALWALLAAWLRSRLRVNEILSTLMLNYVATSLVVYLISGPWKGQNVRGFIYTDDFPASAQLATLPGTQVGIATLVLGVLLAAGLQLLLSRSTRGFELRVVGENPGAARYAGISAWRVTLLVALLTGGMAGLAGVGEVAGIQHKLLEPSQISLGYGFTAIIVAWLARGNPLLCIVTALLMGVILAGGDVLKIDLNMPYRITDVFSGIILFTLIASEVFVRYRLKVGR
- a CDS encoding DUF2167 domain-containing protein, which gives rise to MKKVLLLCAFLTGSALAATPTLHGQTGTIPVLGGKVTVQATPTLRHLNAADARTVIVDEWGNPPEAADDVLGLLVPGGTTPGAQDSWAIVMTENRDGHVSDADAARTDYADLLRGMQDRVQEGNAERVKAGDEPITLVGWAEPPSYDAAQHKMIWAKELAFGTAGRGDHTLNYAVRVLSRDDVLELNAVGAASQLVQIRQVMQSVLPNVTFTAGHRYEDYSEGRRDRGSGGGRRGRQETRAAGPAAVPAQKGLDPHPGGPGPAVSHQAQRAVQAGHGACSRRCEWRAHPGPHAAPGHHPGRPAGHAAYRGRPGQPR
- a CDS encoding ComEA family DNA-binding protein, yielding MRHDPATPLHALLVGAALLCGGWALWPALFPAARAPTVTHERRAAPGPAAAREYPATASITPLVSGRLNLNTATREQLESLPKVGPALAERIVAGRPYRSLTDLDAVKGVGAALMKTLTPLVTF
- the fusA gene encoding elongation factor G, translated to MTTKATSYLTHFRNIGIAAHIDAGKTTTTERILYYTGRTHNIGEVHDGAATMDWMEQERERGITITAAATTAKWKHSATGEEYTVNIIDTPGHVDFTIEVERSMRVLDGAVAVFDSSQGVEPQSETVWRQADRYGVPRIAFSNKMDKTGASFELVLSDIRERLGAIPAPIQYPMGQESDFKGIIDLVRQRAHTYTNDLGTDIEETDIPEQYMDKVREMRAQLIEAAAEVDEAVMDKYLEGEEPTVEELVSALRKGTVEKKIFPVLCGSALKNKGVQLLLDAVVDYLPSPLEVPAIRGHIEDSEETRDFPADPDGKLAALAFKIMADPYVGRLTFVRIYSGTLSSGSYVFNASKGKRERVGRLLRMHANSREDVTELKAGELGAVIGLKDAGTGNTLIGDGDEKVLLESIDVPEPVIKLAIEPKTKADQDKMGIGLQRLAEEDPTFRVESDPESGQTTIAGMGELHLEILVDRLKREYKVDANVGAPQVAYRETITKAVDVEGKFVRQSGGRGQFGHVKIKAEPLPPGSGFVFENVVVGGTVPREFIKPAQNGIEEAMQSGPMLGFPVVDMKVSLYDGSYHEVDSSEMAFKIAGSMALKEAVQKGGPTLLEPVMRVEVTVPDDFMGDIIGDLNSRRGQIQGMEARGNAQIVKAFVPLSEMFGYATDMRSMTQGRASYSMFFDHYTQVPNNIAQALMKK
- a CDS encoding ABC transporter permease; translation: MNDILDALLRALAFGTPLLLASLGAIVNERAGVVNLGVEGMMALGALAGFAVAYGGGMGGNLWLAVLAAMLVGAVAALLHAFVTITLRANQFVSGLSLTLLGLGLSGLLGKKFEGFPLFNQPPQWPFTVGAIVLAVVLGGVLQFTRVGLTLRSVGENPAAADVLGLNVGLVRYAAVAVGGALAGLAGAYLSLVYRPSWTDGMTAGLGWIAVALVIFVGWSPLRAVFGSVFFGLLYYLQFRLQGQSPVPTEVFSAMPYVLVIVVLGIAGLRGQQGAAPEALGQPYTRGER
- the rpsL gene encoding 30S ribosomal protein S12 codes for the protein MPTTQQLLRKGRTTLQKKSKVPALKGSPFRRGVCTVVKTTTPKKPNSALRKIARVRLTSGFEVTAYIPGEGHNLQEHSVVLIRGGRVKDLPGVRYHIVRGSLDTQGVKNRNKSRSKYGTKKPKAGAAPAAAGKKK
- a CDS encoding BMP family ABC transporter substrate-binding protein — encoded protein: MKASTPSKKSLTLALALGAGVAAVASTLNPAQAQTGSAKLKACFVYVGPRGDIGWTYAHDQARQAAEKALPWLETKYVESVQEGQALPAIDRLVADKCQVIFTTSFGYMDDTLAAAKKYPNVIFAHAAGYKRAPNMATYMADFYQIYYLNGLVAGALTKSGKVGFVGTFPIPELKRHLSAFALGVKAANPKAVVDVKWLNSWFDPAKTREASEALLSQGDDVLSSAEDSATGVQTAAARKVPTFSHYNSMYKFSPDYVVAGHIAHWDKIYIDFLTKVHSGTYTAKNLANVDYWSLMNTGAVESGADAGVAVNPKWVPQLKAAKMTVAGKTVSVYDRLMALTADMKSPKPTFDPFMGPIKDRNGIVRVPAGKVASVAELNSMGWIAPGVVGAVADEPKK
- a CDS encoding ABC transporter ATP-binding protein, whose amino-acid sequence is MTDSSGPPVLELRGVTKRFPGVTANDDVSLSLRSGEVLALLGENGAGKSTLISIMYGLYRPDEGQLLLSGRPVQIASPAHALRLGIGLVPQHPMLVSRHTVAENLALGAGSALFPARGIRARIQELSGRYGLQVNPDARVRDLSPGEKQRVEILRSLLRGVQVLILDEPTSVLTPQEAEGLFRVMRELRADGKSLIFISHKLEEVLAVCDRVTVLRRGRVVGEASTVGATREGLAEMMVGKSVVFKRKRGDVRPGGPLLQVSGLSARGSRGLKALDDVTFTLHRGEVIGVAGVAGNGQTELVEVLSGLLMPDAGRVELDGQALTGTPAELFARGVAHIPEDRIHMGTVPSMTVAENLSLRQYGQAPLSRAGLRDLKALDGWAQREVQAYAISTPGIHTATRLLSGGNIQKVILARELAGSPKLILAVHPTYGLDIGATDQVHTVLLSKTQDEGAGVLIVSEDLEELMGLSDRIAVLYHGQLLGPFPVGSVTRERLGLLMTGGTGEAHGAGGGLASGSGVAL